In the Natronospira bacteriovora genome, one interval contains:
- a CDS encoding putative bifunctional diguanylate cyclase/phosphodiesterase: MRSILRRLAVRQLRNLGLFLVLFFLLALLFLDGSLHLHAASGLEPPLMLGMLAVMTGGLAALALLYRRWRPSPPLRLDELQAMIDLLPAQVCVLDGEGCIVLVNREWQHFAEAAGVPLASVGVGVDYLAVCELGRRQGADGAEPVAQGIRAVMAGSPAPPTLINACHWGARRRWFQVGISGLPGWPGALVVHTEVTDALLGVEAQRLSEAAFANAGEGMAVCDSELRVLRVNEALARLLGREDLPGNPLPLGDLDGEEPILDDQGRWRSDCALTGAGGVPVRAHVSLARVRNADEVDSLVVATVTDLSRFEAYQARIDYLAYHDEITGLPNRRHLEEVLTEAMNPLMKDRRGALVLIGMDRLQPINESLGHAIGDQVLRMAAERLRAFAEARWSLARLAGDEFALWLEGRGAGQVRLPVQSLLRLLSEPLEIAGHQLYMTASAGVACFPDDGDEPETILRAADIALAVAKQKGRNRIQFTQADMNERVEEELFLSQELVNALAMNQLRVAYQPIICLGTLGVAGVEALLRWQHPDLGEVAPDRFIPLAEDTGLIIPIGEWVLREACRQLLAWEEAGQCCPRVSVNLSVAQFRDSNLVSRIVGILAETGIPPGRLCLEVTESTLASDPELAQEVLGSLRRVGISIAVDDFGTGYSSLAYLRQFPLDVLKVDRRFVARIEEDGDDAAITRAVITLARELGLKVVAEGVEKNGQLRLLRQWACSEAQGFLLARPLWGKDIDLSRLLSGLRKRLENHA, from the coding sequence TTGCGCTCGATCTTGCGTCGCCTGGCGGTTCGCCAGCTCCGAAACCTGGGCCTCTTCCTGGTTCTGTTCTTCCTTCTCGCCCTGTTGTTCCTCGATGGCTCGCTCCATCTGCATGCTGCTTCGGGCCTTGAGCCGCCCCTCATGCTGGGCATGCTGGCCGTGATGACCGGCGGCCTGGCCGCGCTCGCCTTGCTGTATCGTCGCTGGCGGCCCTCGCCACCGCTGCGGCTGGATGAGCTGCAGGCCATGATCGATCTCTTGCCGGCGCAAGTCTGTGTGCTGGATGGCGAGGGGTGTATCGTTCTCGTGAACCGCGAGTGGCAGCATTTTGCGGAGGCGGCCGGCGTGCCGTTGGCGTCAGTGGGGGTGGGGGTGGATTACCTGGCGGTCTGCGAGCTGGGCCGGCGTCAGGGGGCCGACGGTGCCGAGCCGGTGGCGCAAGGCATTCGCGCCGTGATGGCCGGATCCCCGGCACCTCCGACACTGATCAATGCCTGCCACTGGGGAGCGCGTCGGCGTTGGTTTCAGGTGGGGATATCGGGCCTGCCCGGGTGGCCGGGTGCGCTGGTGGTGCACACGGAGGTCACCGACGCTCTGCTGGGTGTGGAGGCGCAGCGTCTGAGCGAGGCTGCCTTTGCCAATGCCGGTGAGGGCATGGCCGTGTGTGACAGCGAGTTGCGGGTGCTTCGGGTCAATGAGGCGCTGGCCCGGTTGCTGGGTCGGGAGGATCTGCCCGGCAACCCCTTGCCGCTTGGCGATCTTGACGGAGAAGAGCCCATCCTGGATGACCAGGGCCGCTGGCGCAGCGATTGCGCCTTGACCGGAGCCGGGGGCGTGCCGGTTCGGGCCCATGTCAGCCTGGCCCGGGTGCGCAATGCGGACGAGGTGGACAGTCTCGTGGTGGCCACGGTGACGGATCTCTCCCGGTTCGAGGCCTATCAGGCGCGCATTGATTACCTTGCCTACCACGACGAGATCACGGGTCTCCCCAATCGGCGCCACCTCGAAGAAGTCCTGACCGAGGCCATGAACCCGCTGATGAAGGATCGACGGGGGGCGCTGGTTCTGATCGGCATGGATCGCCTGCAACCCATCAATGAATCGCTGGGGCACGCCATCGGTGACCAGGTACTGCGCATGGCCGCGGAGCGCTTGCGGGCCTTCGCCGAAGCCCGCTGGTCGCTGGCACGGCTGGCCGGAGACGAATTCGCCCTGTGGCTGGAGGGGCGCGGCGCCGGTCAGGTACGCCTGCCGGTGCAGTCCCTGTTGCGGCTGTTGTCGGAACCGCTGGAAATTGCCGGTCATCAGCTCTACATGACAGCCAGTGCCGGGGTGGCCTGCTTTCCCGATGACGGCGACGAACCGGAAACCATCCTGCGCGCGGCGGACATTGCCCTGGCCGTGGCCAAGCAGAAGGGCCGCAACCGCATCCAGTTCACCCAGGCGGACATGAACGAACGGGTGGAGGAGGAACTGTTCCTCAGCCAGGAACTGGTCAATGCACTGGCGATGAATCAGTTGCGTGTGGCCTATCAACCGATCATCTGCCTGGGAACACTCGGAGTTGCTGGCGTGGAGGCACTGTTGCGCTGGCAGCATCCGGACCTGGGGGAGGTGGCACCGGATCGCTTCATTCCCCTGGCCGAGGACACGGGCCTGATCATTCCCATCGGCGAGTGGGTGTTGCGCGAGGCCTGTCGCCAACTGCTGGCCTGGGAGGAGGCCGGGCAGTGTTGTCCGAGGGTGTCGGTGAACCTGTCCGTGGCGCAGTTCCGCGACAGCAACCTGGTCAGTCGCATCGTGGGTATCCTGGCGGAAACCGGTATCCCGCCCGGGCGACTGTGTCTGGAAGTGACCGAGAGCACTCTGGCCTCGGATCCGGAGCTGGCGCAGGAAGTGCTGGGTTCGCTCCGGCGAGTCGGCATTTCCATCGCCGTGGATGATTTCGGCACTGGATACAGTTCACTGGCCTATCTTCGGCAATTCCCGCTGGATGTGCTCAAGGTGGATCGACGTTTCGTTGCCCGCATTGAGGAGGACGGAGATGATGCCGCCATAACCCGGGCAGTGATCACCCTGGCTCGGGAGCTGGGCCTCAAGGTTGTGGCCGAGGGTGTCGAAAAGAACGGTCAGCTCAGGCTGCTTCGGCAATGGGCCTGCAGTGAAGCGCAGGGCTTCTTGCTTGCCCGGCCCCTGTGGGGCAAGGATATCGACCTGTCGCGGTTATTGAGCGGCTTGCGAAAACGGCTGGAAAATCACGCCTGA
- a CDS encoding DUF502 domain-containing protein produces MKRLTKLFFLGLATLLPAVFLLYLMLGLLFWAEHLLGQWLAVWLPAGWYLPGMGLIAGVLLVLLTGVLARSWIGPPVGRCLSRRIGRIPLIGRLYLTVRDVARRFSGERPTGFSAVVFVPESDDPAAGGRLGLVAERQPVACGVAGRALVAVYFPAPFQPGGELLFYPSDRLVDCDMSVDEAMSLILSGGLAAAPEVPAAGQGDNG; encoded by the coding sequence ATGAAGCGTCTGACGAAACTGTTCTTTCTTGGCCTGGCCACGCTCTTGCCAGCGGTATTCCTTCTCTATCTGATGCTGGGGCTCCTGTTCTGGGCCGAGCATCTGCTGGGGCAGTGGCTGGCTGTGTGGTTGCCGGCGGGGTGGTATCTACCGGGCATGGGTCTTATTGCGGGGGTGCTGCTGGTTCTGTTGACGGGGGTGCTGGCGCGCAGCTGGATCGGGCCGCCGGTGGGGCGCTGCTTATCGCGGCGTATTGGCCGCATTCCCCTGATCGGGCGCCTGTATCTCACCGTGCGGGATGTGGCCCGTCGTTTTTCCGGGGAGCGGCCCACCGGCTTTTCCGCCGTGGTGTTCGTGCCGGAGTCCGACGATCCGGCGGCGGGCGGTCGTCTCGGCCTGGTGGCCGAGCGTCAGCCGGTGGCCTGCGGGGTGGCCGGGCGGGCACTGGTGGCGGTGTATTTCCCGGCCCCCTTCCAGCCGGGCGGCGAGCTGCTGTTCTATCCGTCGGATCGCCTGGTGGACTGCGACATGAGCGTCGACGAGGCCATGAGCCTGATTCTCAGTGGTGGTCTGGCGGCGGCGCCCGAAGTGCCCGCTGCCGGTCAGGGCGATAATGGATAA
- a CDS encoding serine hydrolase domain-containing protein produces MKRQPPTLGLLLALLLSLPADANPLVEAFERLEAWGFSGAVAAGTGTEAGLLRGFGQADRSADLAFTADTAFPWLSVSKPLTAALALRLEADGIIRLDAPLQRLLDDVPGNKHDIQIRHLLSHQSGLAAQLAHPGFDGPPEFEPIDRDTLIDRALRSRPLHEPGQGFVYSNLGFNLAAALLSVAAETAFETLMREELLIPADLRGASVGGLAPDEAVGYDGGLRWGRFSERAWPRGIPGWNLMGAGALMGNMRDMAGIVPLLRGAAPMDEGLARRWREPQLRLSPEEAYGLGLAVSRDERGRRIGHDGGFGPFSTELAWWPGDDEWLLLASNSEHFRAWELRQTVVSLLARDRPIPAAPGEALPTVLQALPSGPVRISHPEGGHWQISRIDQRLEIVASGLAASLPLLGQDAEAASVHGRSVMDRVRGLLGDSRHRPSPADHREAAVMVRLREQAGARMTDGIEGMELLGVRPRLTGEDGWLADVQLHSAAQTTSVRIRLDANGQWRSLDWSPADPGLRAILRHAGDGHLKGLRMGVLKETAVLQVDENGRLHHGQAWTMPLLRPPAAL; encoded by the coding sequence ATGAAACGCCAGCCCCCCACACTCGGCCTGCTGCTCGCCCTGCTGCTCAGTCTGCCGGCCGACGCCAACCCCCTGGTCGAAGCCTTCGAGCGTCTGGAGGCCTGGGGCTTCTCGGGTGCCGTGGCCGCCGGTACCGGAACGGAGGCAGGTCTGCTGCGCGGTTTTGGACAGGCGGATCGGTCCGCAGACCTTGCCTTCACCGCGGACACCGCCTTCCCCTGGCTGTCCGTCAGCAAGCCACTGACTGCCGCGCTGGCCCTGCGCCTGGAAGCCGACGGCATCATTCGCCTGGATGCGCCCCTGCAGCGCTTGCTGGACGATGTGCCCGGCAATAAGCACGACATTCAGATCAGACATCTGCTCAGCCATCAATCAGGTTTGGCCGCCCAGCTTGCCCATCCGGGCTTCGACGGCCCGCCGGAGTTCGAGCCAATCGACCGGGACACGCTCATTGACCGCGCCCTGCGCAGCCGCCCGCTGCATGAACCCGGCCAGGGCTTTGTCTATTCCAACCTGGGTTTCAATCTGGCCGCCGCCCTGCTCTCGGTCGCGGCGGAAACGGCCTTCGAGACGCTGATGCGCGAAGAACTCTTGATCCCGGCCGACCTGCGGGGCGCTTCGGTTGGCGGGCTCGCACCGGATGAAGCGGTGGGCTATGACGGTGGCCTGCGCTGGGGCCGTTTCTCGGAACGGGCCTGGCCCCGGGGCATACCGGGCTGGAACCTGATGGGGGCCGGGGCGCTCATGGGGAACATGCGCGACATGGCCGGGATCGTCCCCCTGCTGCGCGGGGCGGCACCCATGGATGAGGGCCTCGCCCGGCGCTGGCGAGAACCTCAGCTCCGGCTCAGCCCGGAAGAGGCCTATGGCCTGGGTCTTGCGGTCAGCCGCGACGAACGCGGGCGGCGCATCGGCCACGATGGTGGCTTTGGCCCCTTTTCCACGGAACTGGCCTGGTGGCCCGGCGACGATGAATGGTTGCTGCTGGCCAGCAACAGTGAACATTTTCGGGCCTGGGAGCTGCGCCAGACCGTGGTCAGCCTCCTGGCCAGGGACAGGCCGATTCCCGCAGCCCCCGGTGAAGCCCTGCCCACGGTACTTCAGGCCTTGCCGTCAGGGCCCGTTCGGATTTCCCACCCGGAGGGAGGCCATTGGCAGATCTCGCGCATCGATCAACGGCTGGAGATCGTCGCCAGCGGGCTGGCGGCCAGCCTGCCTTTGCTGGGCCAGGACGCCGAAGCGGCCTCGGTGCATGGTCGGTCCGTGATGGACCGGGTGCGCGGGCTGCTGGGTGACAGCCGCCACCGACCCTCCCCGGCCGACCACCGGGAGGCCGCCGTCATGGTGCGCTTGCGGGAACAGGCAGGTGCACGTATGACGGATGGCATCGAGGGCATGGAACTGCTGGGCGTGCGCCCGCGCCTGACGGGTGAGGACGGCTGGCTGGCGGATGTGCAACTGCATTCGGCCGCTCAGACCACCAGTGTCCGGATCCGCCTGGACGCCAACGGCCAGTGGCGCTCGCTGGACTGGTCACCCGCCGACCCGGGCCTGCGGGCGATTCTGCGTCACGCCGGCGACGGACACCTCAAGGGCCTGCGGATGGGCGTACTGAAGGAAACTGCCGTGCTGCAGGTGGACGAAAACGGCCGGCTTCACCACGGACAAGCCTGGACAATGCCCCTGCTGAGGCCGCCGGCCGCTCTTTGA
- the egtB gene encoding ergothioneine biosynthesis protein EgtB codes for MGITRETGQAAVTSSAALMARYRAVRKQSEALAAPLSAEDMTVQTMPDVSPTKWHLAHTTWFFERFLLQEQLPGYRVFHPGFDYLFNSYYFTLGQMYQRPDRGLISRPGVEEIMAWRRHVDTAMEALIEQGGEDEKLGPLILLGTHHEQQHQELILTDIKHVLSANPLRPAYHERTPGRAAMPGPIEFIAGSEGIHELGFDGGGFAFDNEGPRHRTLLQPHAIANRLITNAEYRDFIRDGGYRDPALWLSDGWATVQQAGWDRPFYWDEELESEFTLAGQRALDPYAPVSHVSFYEADAFARWAGHRLPTEAEWEVTAREQPTEGHFVDSGFYHPGGTGQQQRRFYQLFGDVWEWTASPYAPYPGFRAAAGAVGEYNGKFMCNQMVLRGGSCVTPADHIRVTYRNFFYPPSRWQFTGIRLAKDL; via the coding sequence ATGGGTATCACCCGCGAAACCGGGCAGGCCGCTGTCACGTCTTCCGCGGCCCTGATGGCGCGCTACCGCGCGGTTCGGAAGCAGAGCGAGGCCCTGGCGGCTCCTCTCAGCGCGGAGGACATGACCGTCCAGACCATGCCGGACGTGAGCCCCACCAAATGGCATCTGGCCCATACCACCTGGTTCTTCGAACGCTTCCTGCTGCAGGAACAGCTGCCCGGCTACCGCGTCTTTCACCCCGGCTTCGACTACCTGTTCAACTCCTACTATTTCACCCTCGGACAGATGTATCAGCGCCCGGATCGGGGGCTGATCAGCCGGCCCGGCGTCGAGGAGATCATGGCCTGGCGCCGGCATGTGGACACGGCCATGGAGGCACTGATCGAACAGGGGGGCGAGGACGAGAAGCTGGGCCCGCTGATCCTGCTGGGCACCCATCACGAACAGCAGCATCAGGAACTGATCCTCACCGACATCAAGCATGTGCTGTCGGCCAATCCCTTGCGACCGGCCTACCATGAACGCACGCCCGGTCGCGCCGCCATGCCGGGGCCCATCGAATTCATTGCGGGTTCAGAAGGCATTCATGAGCTCGGCTTCGATGGCGGCGGCTTCGCCTTCGACAATGAAGGCCCGCGCCACCGAACCCTGCTCCAGCCCCATGCCATTGCCAACCGCCTGATCACAAATGCCGAGTACCGGGATTTCATTCGCGATGGCGGCTACCGGGATCCGGCCCTGTGGCTGTCGGATGGCTGGGCCACCGTCCAGCAGGCGGGCTGGGATCGCCCCTTCTACTGGGACGAGGAGCTGGAAAGCGAATTCACGCTCGCCGGCCAGCGTGCCCTCGACCCCTATGCTCCCGTCAGTCACGTGAGCTTCTACGAGGCCGATGCCTTTGCCCGCTGGGCCGGGCACCGCCTGCCCACGGAAGCGGAATGGGAAGTCACCGCCCGGGAACAGCCCACGGAGGGACACTTCGTCGATAGCGGTTTCTATCATCCCGGTGGCACCGGGCAGCAACAGCGCCGCTTCTATCAGCTGTTTGGCGATGTGTGGGAGTGGACCGCCAGTCCCTATGCCCCCTACCCCGGCTTCAGGGCAGCCGCGGGGGCCGTGGGGGAATACAACGGCAAGTTCATGTGCAACCAGATGGTGCTGCGCGGTGGCTCCTGCGTCACCCCCGCCGATCATATCCGCGTCACCTATCGAAACTTCTTCTATCCGCCCAGCCGATGGCAGTTCACGGGTATTCGGCTGGCGAAGGATTTATAA
- the egtD gene encoding L-histidine N(alpha)-methyltransferase, with translation MSVSDEQELQDQQPTKKDFMADVKDGLSAKQKWISSMYFYDAEGSMLFDRICELTEYYPTRTELQILNEHMDDIAAVTGPQAMVIEPGSGSSLKTRRLLAALREPAAYVPVEISREHLLDAVQGLRQDFPALPILPVCADFTSEFDIPEPETAEKRRVVYFPGSTIGNFDPADAVDLLKIMKKKVGREGGLIIGVDLRKDRVTLEKAYNDRDGITALFNLNLLHRINRELGGNFDVSNFSHRAEWNDEESRIEMHLVSEIEQDVTIGGDTFHFDKGEYILSECSYKFTFRAFEELAGKAGWTVKQVWTDNREWFSVQYLE, from the coding sequence ATGTCAGTCAGCGACGAACAGGAGCTGCAGGATCAGCAGCCGACGAAGAAGGACTTCATGGCCGACGTAAAGGACGGCCTGTCGGCGAAGCAGAAGTGGATCTCTTCCATGTACTTCTACGACGCGGAAGGCTCCATGCTGTTCGATCGCATCTGTGAGCTGACCGAGTACTACCCCACGCGCACCGAGCTGCAGATCCTCAATGAACACATGGACGATATCGCGGCGGTCACCGGGCCGCAGGCCATGGTCATCGAACCGGGCAGTGGCTCCAGCCTGAAAACCCGACGGCTGCTGGCCGCCCTCAGGGAACCGGCCGCCTATGTGCCAGTGGAAATCTCCAGGGAGCATTTGCTGGATGCTGTCCAGGGCCTGCGGCAGGACTTTCCCGCTCTCCCCATCTTGCCCGTCTGCGCTGACTTCACCAGCGAATTCGATATTCCCGAGCCGGAAACAGCGGAGAAACGACGTGTGGTCTACTTCCCCGGCTCCACCATCGGCAATTTTGATCCGGCAGATGCAGTCGACCTGTTAAAGATCATGAAAAAGAAAGTGGGACGCGAGGGTGGCCTGATCATTGGCGTGGATCTGCGCAAGGATCGGGTGACCCTGGAGAAGGCCTACAACGATCGGGACGGGATCACTGCCCTGTTCAACCTCAATCTGCTGCACCGCATCAACCGGGAACTGGGCGGGAACTTCGATGTGAGCAACTTCAGTCACCGGGCCGAGTGGAACGACGAGGAGAGCCGCATCGAAATGCACCTGGTGAGCGAGATCGAACAGGATGTCACCATCGGCGGAGACACTTTTCACTTCGACAAGGGCGAATACATCCTCAGCGAATGCAGCTACAAGTTCACCTTCCGTGCCTTCGAAGAACTGGCCGGCAAGGCGGGATGGACGGTCAAGCAGGTATGGACGGATAACCGGGAGTGGTTCTCGGTGCAGTATCTTGAATGA
- the uvrA gene encoding excinuclease ABC subunit UvrA gives MASIRVQGARTHNLQNIDVELPRDQLIVITGLSGSGKSSLAFDTIYAEGQRRYVESLSTYARQFLSMMEKPDIDDIEGLSPAISIEQKSTSHNPRSTVGTVTEIYDYLRLLYARAGQPRCPDHDITLDAQTISQMVDQVLALPEGTKCMLLAPVVDNRKGEHVQLIQELRAQGFIRARINGEVWELDDPPKLDLRKKHTIEVVVDRFKVRDDLALRLSESFETALRLAEGSARVAFMDEPEREALVFSEKFACPECGYSLSELEPRLFSFNNPNGACPSCDGLGVNQFFDPERVVRDPELSLAGGAVRGWDRRNPYYWRLIKTLAAHYGFDPDTPFNELPEATRDALLWGSGEEEIGFEYPSASGGTVTRHHPFEGVLPNMQRRYRETESSMVREELARYVSSRSCPDCNGSRLNRSARHVFVAERTLPEISRLSVAEANAFFRGMNLPGKRGKIAEKILKEIIERLGFLVDVGLEYLTLERSAETLSGGEAQRIRLASQIGSGLVGVMYILDEPSIGLHQRDNRRLLNTLFRLRDLGNTVIVVEHDEDAIRSADHVLDMGPGAGVHGGQVVAQGKPADVEGNSASLTGQYLSGRRRIDVPEKRKPVEKGRELVVRGARGNNLRNVDVTLPLGVMTCVTGVSGSGKSTLINETLYKYLAREINRATTTPAPCEAVDGLEHIDKVIDIDQSPIGRTPRSNPATYTGLFTPIRELFAGTQESRSRGYKPGRFSFNVKGGRCEACQGDGVIKVEMHFLPDVYVPCDVCHGARYNRETLDIRYKGLTISEVLDLTIEDALDFFDAVPVLKRKLQTLMDVGLSYVRLGQNATTLSGGEAQRVKLARELSKRDTGKTLYILDEPTTGLHFHDINQLLGVLRRLRENGNTVLVIEHNLDVIKTADWIIDMGPEGGSGGGSVVCTGTPEDVARHPTSHTGRFLADILEQTQRQAADAKG, from the coding sequence ATGGCGTCCATTCGAGTGCAGGGTGCCCGCACCCACAATCTCCAGAACATTGATGTCGAGCTGCCGCGCGATCAGCTGATCGTGATCACCGGCCTGTCCGGTTCCGGCAAGTCCTCGCTCGCCTTCGATACCATCTATGCCGAGGGTCAGCGACGCTATGTGGAATCCCTGTCCACCTACGCGCGCCAGTTCCTGTCCATGATGGAAAAGCCGGACATTGACGACATCGAGGGTCTGTCGCCGGCCATTTCCATCGAGCAGAAGTCCACCTCCCACAACCCCCGTTCCACCGTGGGCACGGTGACCGAGATCTACGATTACCTGCGCCTGCTCTACGCCCGCGCCGGCCAGCCCCGCTGTCCCGATCACGACATCACCCTGGATGCCCAGACCATCAGTCAGATGGTGGATCAGGTGCTGGCCCTGCCCGAGGGGACCAAGTGCATGCTGCTGGCGCCGGTGGTGGACAATCGCAAGGGCGAGCACGTGCAGCTCATCCAGGAGCTGCGCGCCCAGGGCTTCATCCGTGCCCGTATCAACGGCGAAGTCTGGGAGCTGGACGACCCGCCCAAGCTGGACCTGCGCAAGAAGCACACCATCGAAGTGGTGGTGGATCGCTTCAAGGTGCGCGATGACCTGGCCCTGCGCCTGTCGGAATCCTTCGAGACGGCCCTGCGCCTGGCCGAGGGCAGCGCCCGGGTGGCCTTCATGGACGAGCCCGAGCGGGAAGCGCTGGTGTTCTCCGAGAAGTTCGCCTGCCCGGAATGCGGATACAGCCTCTCCGAGCTGGAGCCGCGCCTGTTCTCCTTCAACAACCCCAATGGGGCCTGCCCCAGCTGTGACGGCCTGGGCGTGAACCAGTTCTTTGACCCGGAGCGCGTGGTGCGCGACCCGGAGCTCAGCCTGGCCGGTGGTGCCGTGCGCGGCTGGGATCGCCGCAACCCCTACTACTGGCGCCTGATCAAGACCCTGGCCGCCCATTACGGCTTCGACCCGGACACACCCTTCAACGAGCTGCCCGAGGCCACCCGGGACGCGCTGCTCTGGGGCAGTGGCGAGGAAGAGATCGGATTCGAGTACCCCAGCGCCTCCGGTGGCACCGTCACCCGGCATCATCCCTTCGAGGGCGTGCTGCCGAACATGCAGCGGCGATACCGTGAGACCGAGTCGAGCATGGTGCGTGAGGAACTGGCGCGCTATGTCAGCAGCCGTTCCTGCCCCGACTGCAACGGCAGCCGCCTGAATCGCTCGGCCCGCCATGTCTTCGTGGCCGAACGCACCCTGCCGGAGATCTCTCGCCTGTCGGTGGCCGAAGCCAATGCCTTCTTCCGCGGCATGAATCTGCCCGGCAAGCGCGGCAAGATCGCCGAGAAGATCCTCAAGGAGATCATCGAACGCCTTGGCTTCCTGGTGGATGTGGGCCTGGAGTACCTCACCCTGGAACGCAGCGCCGAAACCCTGTCCGGCGGCGAGGCCCAGCGCATTCGCCTGGCCAGCCAGATCGGTTCCGGCCTGGTGGGGGTGATGTACATCCTGGATGAACCCTCCATCGGCCTGCATCAGCGGGATAACCGCCGCCTGCTCAACACCCTGTTCCGCCTGCGCGACCTGGGCAATACCGTGATCGTGGTGGAGCATGATGAAGACGCCATCCGCAGCGCCGATCATGTCCTGGACATGGGCCCCGGCGCGGGTGTGCACGGCGGCCAGGTCGTGGCCCAGGGCAAGCCGGCGGACGTGGAAGGCAACAGCGCCTCCCTCACCGGCCAGTATCTCTCCGGCCGCCGCCGCATCGATGTACCGGAAAAGCGCAAGCCGGTGGAAAAGGGCCGGGAACTGGTGGTGCGCGGCGCCCGCGGCAATAATCTGCGCAACGTGGACGTGACACTGCCCCTGGGCGTGATGACCTGCGTCACCGGCGTGTCCGGCTCCGGCAAGTCCACCCTGATCAACGAGACCCTCTACAAGTACCTGGCGCGGGAGATCAATCGCGCCACCACCACACCGGCCCCCTGTGAGGCGGTGGATGGCCTGGAACACATCGACAAGGTCATCGATATCGACCAGAGCCCCATCGGCCGTACGCCGCGTTCCAACCCGGCCACCTACACGGGCCTGTTCACACCCATTCGCGAGCTGTTTGCCGGTACCCAGGAATCCCGTTCACGCGGTTACAAGCCCGGCCGTTTCAGCTTCAACGTCAAGGGTGGCCGCTGCGAGGCCTGCCAGGGCGACGGTGTGATCAAGGTGGAGATGCACTTCCTGCCGGATGTCTACGTACCCTGCGATGTCTGTCATGGTGCCCGCTACAACCGCGAGACCCTGGATATCCGTTACAAGGGCCTGACCATCTCCGAAGTGCTGGATCTCACCATCGAGGATGCCCTGGACTTCTTCGATGCCGTGCCGGTCCTCAAACGCAAGCTGCAGACCCTCATGGACGTGGGCCTGAGCTATGTGCGTCTGGGCCAGAACGCCACCACCCTCTCCGGCGGCGAGGCCCAGCGCGTGAAGCTCGCCCGGGAACTGTCCAAGCGCGACACCGGCAAGACCCTCTACATTCTCGACGAGCCCACCACCGGCCTGCATTTCCACGACATCAACCAGCTGCTGGGTGTGCTGCGCCGTCTGCGCGAGAACGGCAACACCGTGCTGGTGATCGAGCACAACCTGGACGTGATCAAGACCGCCGACTGGATCATCGACATGGGCCCCGAAGGCGGCAGTGGCGGCGGTAGCGTCGTCTGCACCGGTACCCCGGAAGACGTGGCCCGACACCCCACCTCCCACACCGGCCGCTTCCTCGCCGACATCCTGGAACAGACCCAACGCCAGGCGGCTGATGCCAAGGGGTGA